The following proteins are encoded in a genomic region of Oncorhynchus kisutch isolate 150728-3 linkage group LG18, Okis_V2, whole genome shotgun sequence:
- the LOC109875597 gene encoding beta-crystallin A1-2-like, which yields MALTTPNPMGPWKITVYDQENFQGKRMEFTASCQNIMECGADNIRSLKVECGAWVGYEHSSFSGQQFVLERGEYPRWESWSGSNAYHIERLMSFRPVCSANHKESKIVVFERENFIGKQWEMNDDYPSLQAMGWGNNEIGSMQVQSGAWVCYQFPGYRGYQYIMECDRHGGEYKHYREWGSHAQTFQVQSLRRIQQ from the exons ATGGCGCTGACTACTCCTAACCCAATGGGACCATGGAAG ATCACAGTCTACGACCAGGAGAACTTCCAGGGAAAGCGTATGGAGTTCACTGCTTCCTGCCAGAACATCATGGAGTGTGGCGCGGACAACATTCGCTCACTGAAGGTCGAGTGTGGAGC ctGGGTTGGGTACGAGCACTCCAGCTTCTCTGGGCAGCAGTTTGTGTTGGAGCGTGGAGAGTACCCTCGCTGGGAGTCCTGGAGCGGCAGCAACGCCTACCACATTGAGAGGTTGATGTCCTTCCGCCCAGTCTGCTCTGCC AACCATAAGGAGTCCAAGATTGTGGTGTTTGAAAGGGAGAACTTCATTGGCAAGCAGTGGGAGATGAACGATGACTACCCCTCCCTGCAGGCCATGGGCTGGGGCAACAACGAGATCGGATCCATGCAGGTCCAGAGTGGAGC CTGGGTATGCTACCAGTTCCCCGGTTACCGTGGCTACCAGTACATCATGGAGTGCGACCGTCACGGCGGAGAGTACAAACACTACAGGGAGTGGGGCTCCCACGCTCAGACCTTCCAGGTCCAGTCTCTGCGTCGCATCCAGCAGTGA